Within the Micromonospora citrea genome, the region CCCCGCCGTCTCGTTCAGCGTCACCGTGGAGCGGAAACCGCCGTGGTACCGGTTGAACGCGTTCCACGGCCGGTCGCGTACCACCTCGACGTCGACCCGCTCGGCGTCGGGCAGGCCGAGCAGCGGCCGGGCGCGGGCGCGCAGCGCGTCGGCGACGGCCCGCACGGCGTGGCCCAGCCGCTCGGGCGGCACCACGTTGCGGGCGTAGAACGCCTCGACCCGGTCCATGAGCGGGCCGCCGCCCGGCAGCAACGCGTCGATGGCGTCGTGGGCGGCGGCGTACCGGTCCGGGTCGCCGAGCCCCACCTCGACGTCGAAGTAGGTCTCCACCTCGGCCAGGAAGCCGATCCGCTCGCCCGCCGCCCGCCTGGCCGCGCACTCCACGGCGGTCAGTTGCCCGGCGAGGAACCGCCGCCGCTCCGCGTCGAGGTCCGCGTCGCCCAGGCGGCGCAGCAGGTCGCGGGCCTGCCCGGCCAGCGCGACCGGGTCCGGTGCCGGCTCCGCGGCGACCCGGTCGGCGAGGGCCGGGTCGCCGAACCAGCAGTCGACGTAGCCCTCGACGAGCCGGCCCATCCGCAGCCCCAGCGCGAGGTAGTCGGCGACCACCGCGTCGGCGGCACCGGTCACCGGTCCACCCCGAGCCGCACGTCGGCGAGGTCGGGCAGGCCGGCGAGCGCCGGCAGGGCCGTCGCGCGCCGCACCCGGGGCCCGCGCGGCGCGGCGTCCGTGGCCCGCCGGAACAGCAGCGGTACGACCGCGGCGTCGGCGAGCAGCAGCCGCTCCACCTCCTGCCACCGGGCGACCGCCTCGCGCGGGTCGGCGGCGTCCAGCGCGCGCTCGACCAGCTCGTCGACCCGCGCGTCGCGGTAGCCGCCGGGACTGCCGGGCCCCGCGCCGACCAGCGGCTGCAGGAACACCCGGGCGTTGCCGTAGGCCCAGGGCGCGGTGAACGCGGCCACCGCCAGGTCCCACCGCAGGGCGGGCGCGTCGCCCGTGCCGGCGAGCAGGGCCCGGTGGTCGGCGTCGTCGAGCGCCACCAGGCGTACGTCGATGCCGGCGGCGCCGAGGTCGGCCGCCCACGAGCGGGCCAGCGCCAGGTCCTCGGCCGTGTCGGGATGCACCGCGGTCAGCGTGAGCCTGTCCGGGTGCCCCGCGGCGACGAGCAACTCGCGCGGGTCGGCGTCGGGGGCCGGGTCGGCGAGCGGGTCGGGTTCCCGGTGCCCGTCGTTGCCGGGCGGCACGACGGTGTGCGCGACGCGGACCTCCGACCACGGGTCGGCGGCCCGGGCGACGCGCACCAGCGCCGCCCGGTCGACCGCCGCGGCGACGGCCCGCCGCACGGCGACGTCGGCGACGGCCGGGTCGGCGGGATCCCGCAGGTTGAACACCAGGCAGGGGTCGAGCCGGTGCCCGGGGACCGGGCCGCACGGCACGCCCCACGGCAGGTCGGCGTCGTCGGCGGCGAGCCGGTCGGTCAGCTCGCGCGGTCCGCCCGTGGCGACGCGGAACTCGACGGCCTCGAACCGCTGCCGGCGGATCGGGTCGGTCTCCGCGCGCCACGCCGGATTCGGCTCCAGCCGGATCGTGCCCCCCGGCCGCCACGAGACGACGCGGTACGGGCCGTTGGCGACCAGGTGGTCGTGCAGGTCGGCGCTGCCCGGCAGGTGGGCGTCGTACTCCGCCGGCGCCGGGGAGGCCCCGCTGAGCGCCAGCATGTCGACGAAGTCCAGCGCCGGGCGGTCCAGCTCGAAGACCACCGTCTCGTCGTCGACGGCGAACACCCCCGGGATCTCGTGGGCGTCCTGGAAACCGGCGAGCAGCGCGGCGGTGACCGGGCGGCCGGCGACCGCCGCGGCGTACTCGTCGCAGTAGTGGCCCATGCCCCGCAGCGTGCCCCGGAAGTACGCCAGCGCGGGGTGCCGGGTGAGCGGGTTGGCCAGCCGCTTGAAGCCGCGTACGACGTCGTGGGCGGTCACCGGCCGGGGGGTCGGCGTGTCCCAGAGCACCCCGGGGCGCAGGTGCACCACGTAGCTGCGGTGGCTGGCGCCCAGGCCGGCGTTGTAGGTCGACGGGACGTCGGCGGCCAGGTCGGCGACCGGCGCGAGGGCCCGCCAGTCGTGCGGGTCGGGCGCCGGCCGGTAGCTGATCAGCTGCCGGGTGCACAGCCGCAGCAACTGGCGCTCGGCCGGCGACCAGGCGGCCGCCGGGTCCGCCTGGTGGACGGCGGCCGGCCCGAGCAGCCGCAGGGTGCCCCACCGCCGGGTGTCGTTCGTCGTCGTTGCACTGCGCGCCTGCGTCAAGACATCTCCTCGGCGAGGCGGACCATCGTCCGCACGGCGTGGTCGATCTCTTCCCGGTTGTTGAACAGGTGGGTGGTGATGCGCGCCGCGTAGTGCTGGTGCGGCGAGCCGGGCACGTCGAACTCCGTCCAGCGGGTCCAGATCCGGTGCTCGGTCTCCAGGCGCCTGACGAAGCCGATGAACTTCTTGATGTTCCAGGCGTCCTCCGGCCGCCGGAACGGGTTGAACGCGATCAGCGGCGAGCGCAGCCGGGGGTCGGCGCCGGGGGAGTACATCGCCTCGGTGCCGAAGGCGTCGACGAGCCGGTCGCGGGCGTACTCGGCCAGCTCCATGACGTACGCCTCGATGCGGTCGCGGCCGATGTCGTCCCACAGCTCGAAGGCCCGGGCCAGGGCGGCGCCGCGCGCGAGGTTGGCGCTGCCGGCGCTCTGCAGGTAGTCGCCCATGTTGCAGCTCTCCACCGAGGTGGTGGTGCGCGGCGGCGGGCTGCCCATCATCGGGTACCAGGTCGAGATGAGCGGCCAGAACGTGGGCAGCGGGAGGGGGTTGTGCTCGGGGTGGACCTTGTTGCGGACGTAGATCAGGCCGGTGCCGAGCGGGCCGCACTGGAACTTCGACCCGGAGCAGGTGATGAAGTCCGCCCCGGTCGCGCGCAGGTCGATGTCGAGCATCCCGGGGATCAGCGCGCCGTCGATGACGGTGGTCAGGCCGTGCCGGTGCGCCAGCTCGCACAGCTGCCGGACCGGGAACATCGTCCCGGTGAAGAGGGTGATCGCGGCGAACGAGAGCACCTTGGTCCGGGGCGTGATCGCCGACTCGACCAGCTCGACGATCTCCTCGGCGCGCACGTCGTGCCCGGAGGGCGGGGTGACGGTCCTGAGCACCACGCCGAACCGGTTGCGCAGCAGGTTGAAGTTGGACAGCACGGAGTAGCACTCGTGGGTGGTCGTGACCACCTCGTCGCCCTCGCGCAGGTCGAGGCCGTGGATGACCCGGGCGACGCCCTCGGTGGCGTTGTGGCAGATCACCATCTCGTCCTCGTCCACGCCGAACGTCCGGCCGATGGCGGCCCGGTACTCGGTGAACATCGCCGGGCGGTAGACGTCGAGCAGGCCGCCGGTCCACTGCCTGGTCACCCGGTCCACTGTGTCCAGCACCTCGTAGGGCATCGCGCCGACCGTCCCGGTGTTCAGGTGCACGGTGGTCGGGTCCAGGGCGAACAACTCGCGGATCTGGTCCCAGGAGGCGGTGCGCAGCGGGCTCCGCGCGGGCGACGCCGACGTGGCGGCCGGGCCAGGGGATTCCACGGTACGGCTCACGGTGATCCCTTCGTAGCCGACGGGCCCGGCGCGCGGCGGCATCCCGGGCCGGGAACTGCCACCACTTTCTCAAGTGGATTCGGCGGCGACTATCGCGCAAGTTGCGGTCCTGACCCCCGTTGCACCTGACAGACACTTGACTCAGGTATAGCATTCTATGCAGTTCGTCGGCACAGTCCGCCATCACGGGCCGGAGGGGACATGGACAGGTTGCAGTCGGCGCTGGCCCTCTACGAGGAGGCGATGGGCTACACCTACGCGGCGGCCCTGCGGGCCGCCGCCACCGTCGGCGTCGCCGACCATCTGGTCGACGGCCCCCGTACGCCCGCCGAGCTGGCCGCCGCGACCGGCACCGATCCGGACGCGCTGCGCCGGGTGCTGCGCCTGCTGGCGGTCCGCGACGTGGTCCGCGAGACCGACGGCCGGTTCGCACTGACCGACAAGGGCGCCGCGCTGCGGTCGGACTCGCCGGTGCCGGCGCGCGCCGGCATCCTGATGTTCACCGACACCATGTTCTGGACGATGAGCCACCGGGTCGCGAGCGCGCTGGGGCCGGAGCGGCCCGCCTTCGCCGACATCTTCGGCAGTTCCCTGGACGCCTACTTCGACGGCGACGCCGAGGTCGAGGCGCTCTACTACGAGGGCATGGAGACGGTCAGCGCGGCGGAGCACCTCATCCTCGCCCGCGCCGGCGGCTTCCCCGCCACCGGCACCGTGGCGGACGTCGGCGGCGGCCGGGGCGGTTTCCTGCTCACGATCCTGCGCGAGCACCCCGGGTTGCAGGGCGTGCTGCTCGACCGGGCGGAGGTGGTCGCCCGGCACCGGCTGGACGCCCCGGACGTGGCGGGGCGCTGGAAGGTCGTCGAGGGCGACTTCCTCAGCGAGGTGCCCCACGCCGACGTGCACGTGCTCAAGCGCATCCTGCACAACTGGGACGACGAGGACAGCGTCCGGATCCTGACCAACTGCCGCCGGGCCATGCCCGCGCACGGCCGGGTGCTCGCCATCGACGCGATCGTCCCCGAGGGCAACGAGGCCCACCAGAGCAAGGAGATGGACTTCATGATGCTCGCCGCGCGCACCGGCCAGGAGCGCACCGCCGCCGAGCTGGCGCCGCTGTTCGCCGCGGCCGGGCTGCGCCTGGAGCGGGTGGTCGGCACCACGTCGGTGATGTCCATCGCGGTCGGCGTGCCGGCCTGAACGTCGAGGGAAGGGGCCGCAGACCGTGCCGGACGACGACCGCCCCCGCCACGGCGGGACGCTGCGCTACTACGGGCCCGGTGGCCTCGACCACCTGGACCCCGCCGCCGCCTACTACGCCTTCTCCCACCAGGTCATCCGGCTCTTCGCCCGGCAGCTGTTCAGCTATCCCACCACCGAGGACGCCGCGGCGCTGGTACCGGTCCCCGACGTGGCCGCCGAACTGCCGACGGTGGAGAACGGCGGCCTGAGCGAGGACGGGCGCACGTACACGATCCGCCTGCGCGACGGGGTCCGCTGGGACACCGACCCGCCCCGGCCGGTCACCGCCGGGGACTTCGTGCGCGGCTTCAAACGGATGGCCAACCCGGTCGCCGGCGCCGGCGCCATCGCCTACTACACGAGCACCATCGCCGGGATGGCGGAGTTCGCCGAGGGCTACCGCGCCCGCTTCGCCGGCCGTACGCCCACCGCCGCCGAGCTGGCCGACTACCAGAACGGCCACGAGATCGGCGGGCTGTGGGCCAAGGACGACCGGACCCTGGTGATCGAGCTGCTGCGCCCCGCCAACGACATGCTCAACCTGCTGGCGATGCCGTTCGCCTCGGCCGCGCCCCGGGAGCTCGACGACGTCGTCCCGGACGGGCCGGACTTCGCGCGGCGGGTCCGCTCCAACGGGCCGTACCGGATCACCAGCTACCTTCCCGGCAGCCACCTCACCATGGACCACAACCCCGCCTGGCGGGCCGACGCCGACCCGATCCGCCGCCGCTACGTCGACCGGATCGAGGTGCGGATGGCGCGGGTGAGCGACGAGCGGGTCCGCGCCGAGATCGAGAGCGGGGCGGCGGACCTGTCCTGGGGCGCCGCCGTGGGCAGCCCGCGCCGGCGCGTCACCGACGCCGACCGCAACCTCGGCTGGGCGCTCAACCCCTACCTGGCGTTCAACCTGCACAGCCCGCGCGAGCGGGGCGCGCTGCGCCGACGGGCCGTGCGGCTGGCCATCGCGTACGCGATCGACAAGGCCCGCCTGGTGCGGTTCTTCGACGACATGGACATCGGCACCGTGACCCGGCCCGCGCACACCGCCATCCCGCCGGGCAACTTCGGCCACCGCGAGTACGACCCGTACCCGACGCCGGGCGACCGGGGCGACCGGGCGCGCTGCCGGGAGCTGCTCGCCGAGGCCGGCTACCCCGACGGGCTGCGGCTGACCATGATCTACCGGATCGACGCGGTGCACGGCCAGGTCGCCAGGGCGATCGCCGAGGACCTGGCCGCCGGCGGCGTCGACGTCCGCCTGGTGGAGATCGACCGGACCGACGAGTACTACCGCATCCTCCAGGATCCGTCCCGGGCGGCGGCGGGGGAGTGGGACATCACCCCGGCGGCCTGGATGCCGGACTGGTTCGGCAACAACGGCCGGTCGTACGTGCAGCCGATGTTCCAGTCCAACACCGCCGTCGGCACGGCCAACTACGGCGGCTACCACAACCCGGTCGTCGACGACCTGATCGACCGGGCGCTGTCCGCGCGCACCGAGGCCGAGGCGGAGGAGCTGTGGCACCGGGTCGACCGGCAGGTGCTCCGGGACGTCGCGATCGTGCCGATCCTGGCCTGCGAGCCGACCATCGCGCACCTGACCAGCTCGCGGGTACGCAACGCCATCCCGCTGCCGCACGTGGACCGCTGGTACGACGCGGCGAACCTCTGGCTGGACCCGCCCGACTGAATGTGGCCCACGACTAATAGCAGCCTTGACTGATATAAGCGGTTCTTGTAGTTTGACGCCGACGGGATTTCGTGATCCGGCTGCCCGGGTTCGCCTTGTGACGCGACGGGAGAGAGCATGACAACCAATCCGGCCCTGGCCATCGAGACCCGCGAGCTGGTGAAGGTCTTCGGCCAGACGCGCGCGGTCGACGGACTGGACCTGGCGGTGCGGGCCGGGACGATCCACGGGGTCCTTGGCCCCAACGGGGCCGGCAAGACCACGGCCATCAAGATGCTCGCCACCCTGATGCGGCCCACGTCCGGCACCGCCACCGTGCTCGGGCACGACGTGGTCCGCGAGGCCGCCCAGGTCCGCCGCCGCATCGGGCTCACCGGGCAGACCATGTCGGTCGACGAGGACATGACCGGCCTGCAGAATCTGATCCTCGCCGGTCGCCTGCAGGGCCTGCGACACGCTTCCGCGACGGCGCGGGCGGAGCAGCTGATGGAGGCGTTCGACCTCACCGAGGTCGGCAACCGGCTGGTGAAGACCTTCTCCGGCGGTCAGCGGCGCCGCATCGACGTGGCCGCGAGCATGGTGGTCACCCCGGAGCTGCTGTTTCTCGACGAGCCGACCACCGGTCTCGACCCGCGCAGCCGCAGTGAGGTCTGGGAGATGATCCGGGCGCTGGTCCGGGACGGGGGCACCGTCCTGCTGACCACGCAGTACCTCGACGAGGCCGACCATCTCGCCGACGAGCTGACGCTCATCGACCGCGGCCGCATCGTGGCGCAGGGCACCCCGCCGGAGCTGAAGGCGAGCCGCGCCGCCGGCGTGCTGGACGTCCGGCTGCGCGACCCCGAGCGCCGGGCCGACGCGGGCACCCTGCTCGCCCGCGCCGTCGGCGCCTCCGTCGACCTCGACTCCGATCCGGCCCGGCTGTCGGTACGGGTGACCGACGCCGACCGGGCCGCGCTGGCCCTGGGCGAGCTGGCCCGGGCCGGCATCCACGTCGACGACTTCACGCTCGGCCAGCCCTCGCTCGACACGGTGTTCCTCGCGCTCACCGGTCACTCGACGCTCGACGCCAGCGAAGAAGAGGAAGCAGAGGTACGGGCATGACGACACCCAGCACGGAGGTGCGGCCGCTGCCGGCCGAGATCTTCAGCCGGTCGGTGGCCGGCGCGGAACGACCACCACGCCCCGGCCCGCTGTTCGCCGTCCGCACGTTCGCCTGGCGGAATCTGATCAAACTCCGCTACGTGCAGGACCATCTCGGCACCGCGGTGGTCTTCCCGATCATCCTGACGTTGGTCTTCACCTACCTGCTCGGCGGCGCGATCGCCGGGTCGCCGCGGGAATACCTGCAGTTCTTTCTCCCCGGCGTGATCGTCCTGTCGCTGGTGTCGTCGAGCATGATGAGCGCGCTGACGCTCAACCGGGACATCGCGACCGGCATGTTCGACCGGGTCCGCAGCACGCCCATCTGGCAGCCGGCCGTGCTGGTCGGGGCGATGGCCGGCGACGCCGTGCGATACGCGCTGACCTCGATCGTGCCGCTGTCGCTGGGCCTGCTGCTGGGCTTCCGGCCGGACGGCGGCCTGTCCGGTGTGGTGCTCGCCCTGCTCTACCTGCAGCTGTTCACCTTTAGCGTCGCGTGGCTGTGGATGCTCTTCGCGGTGCTGATCCCACAGCCGACCGCCGCCGCCGGCGTGGTCAACCTCCTGCAGTTCGTGCTGCTCTTCGGCAGCAACATCCTGGCGCCGTCGCAGACCATGCCGGGCTGGCTGGAGGCGGTGGTCAAGCTGAACCCGGTCACCCACGCCGCGACCGCCGCCCGTGGGCTGATGCACGGCACGGTGACCTCCGGGGAGATGGGTGCCGGCCTGCTCGCCTGTGCCATTCTCATCGCGGTGCTCGCCCCGCCCACGATCTGGCTCTACAGCCGCAAGCAGCGCTGACGCCCCGCGCCGACGGCCCCGGTGCCCCCGCTCCCCGCGCGGGGCCCGGGGCCGTCGCGTCGTCACCCCCCGCCGCCGCGCCGGATCGCGCGCGGGCTCACCGACCGGGGCGGACCCGGGTGCGGTCACGCCCGCCCGTGCGCCCGGCAGTTCGTCCGCAGTGGACCGGCGACGGAGTCTGCGCCCGGCGGTCCGCTTCCGGGTACCGGTGACGGAGTGCGACGCCGCCGGTGCGCCGACAGTCGAAAGCCCCGGCGGACTCCTGTCCGCCGGGGCCGCGTCGCATCGGTCGAGCCGCTGCCTCCGCCCGCCTACGAGGCGGACTGCACCAGCGCGGCCCAGGTCTCGGCGCGCTCCTGCGACACCCGCATCATCTCGGGGCTCGGCTCGAACTCCTCGGCCGCGTCCTCCGGAACCGGGCCGCCCGGCAGGTCGCCGCGGACGAACATGCCGAGGAAGTCGAGGGCCATCTCCCAACCGACGCCCACCTCCACGAGCATCGGCTCCGAGACCGTCGCGTGTTCGAGCTCCAGCAGGGTGCCGTCGCCGTCCTCGCTGAGCCGCAGCTCGACCTCGCTGTCGGGCTTGTCGCCGTAGATCCAGCTGAGGGTGAGGCGGTGCGGCGGCTCGCAGCGCAGGATGTCACCGTGGGCGTTGCCCTGCAGGGCGAAGTTGCCGCCCTCGCGGAGGTCGCCCTTGGGC harbors:
- a CDS encoding ABC transporter substrate-binding protein, which encodes MTQARSATTTNDTRRWGTLRLLGPAAVHQADPAAAWSPAERQLLRLCTRQLISYRPAPDPHDWRALAPVADLAADVPSTYNAGLGASHRSYVVHLRPGVLWDTPTPRPVTAHDVVRGFKRLANPLTRHPALAYFRGTLRGMGHYCDEYAAAVAGRPVTAALLAGFQDAHEIPGVFAVDDETVVFELDRPALDFVDMLALSGASPAPAEYDAHLPGSADLHDHLVANGPYRVVSWRPGGTIRLEPNPAWRAETDPIRRQRFEAVEFRVATGGPRELTDRLAADDADLPWGVPCGPVPGHRLDPCLVFNLRDPADPAVADVAVRRAVAAAVDRAALVRVARAADPWSEVRVAHTVVPPGNDGHREPDPLADPAPDADPRELLVAAGHPDRLTLTAVHPDTAEDLALARSWAADLGAAGIDVRLVALDDADHRALLAGTGDAPALRWDLAVAAFTAPWAYGNARVFLQPLVGAGPGSPGGYRDARVDELVERALDAADPREAVARWQEVERLLLADAAVVPLLFRRATDAAPRGPRVRRATALPALAGLPDLADVRLGVDR
- a CDS encoding ATP-binding cassette domain-containing protein, with protein sequence MTTNPALAIETRELVKVFGQTRAVDGLDLAVRAGTIHGVLGPNGAGKTTAIKMLATLMRPTSGTATVLGHDVVREAAQVRRRIGLTGQTMSVDEDMTGLQNLILAGRLQGLRHASATARAEQLMEAFDLTEVGNRLVKTFSGGQRRRIDVAASMVVTPELLFLDEPTTGLDPRSRSEVWEMIRALVRDGGTVLLTTQYLDEADHLADELTLIDRGRIVAQGTPPELKASRAAGVLDVRLRDPERRADAGTLLARAVGASVDLDSDPARLSVRVTDADRAALALGELARAGIHVDDFTLGQPSLDTVFLALTGHSTLDASEEEEAEVRA
- a CDS encoding ABC transporter substrate-binding protein gives rise to the protein MPDDDRPRHGGTLRYYGPGGLDHLDPAAAYYAFSHQVIRLFARQLFSYPTTEDAAALVPVPDVAAELPTVENGGLSEDGRTYTIRLRDGVRWDTDPPRPVTAGDFVRGFKRMANPVAGAGAIAYYTSTIAGMAEFAEGYRARFAGRTPTAAELADYQNGHEIGGLWAKDDRTLVIELLRPANDMLNLLAMPFASAAPRELDDVVPDGPDFARRVRSNGPYRITSYLPGSHLTMDHNPAWRADADPIRRRYVDRIEVRMARVSDERVRAEIESGAADLSWGAAVGSPRRRVTDADRNLGWALNPYLAFNLHSPRERGALRRRAVRLAIAYAIDKARLVRFFDDMDIGTVTRPAHTAIPPGNFGHREYDPYPTPGDRGDRARCRELLAEAGYPDGLRLTMIYRIDAVHGQVARAIAEDLAAGGVDVRLVEIDRTDEYYRILQDPSRAAAGEWDITPAAWMPDWFGNNGRSYVQPMFQSNTAVGTANYGGYHNPVVDDLIDRALSARTEAEAEELWHRVDRQVLRDVAIVPILACEPTIAHLTSSRVRNAIPLPHVDRWYDAANLWLDPPD
- a CDS encoding aminotransferase class V-fold PLP-dependent enzyme; this translates as MPPRAGPVGYEGITVSRTVESPGPAATSASPARSPLRTASWDQIRELFALDPTTVHLNTGTVGAMPYEVLDTVDRVTRQWTGGLLDVYRPAMFTEYRAAIGRTFGVDEDEMVICHNATEGVARVIHGLDLREGDEVVTTTHECYSVLSNFNLLRNRFGVVLRTVTPPSGHDVRAEEIVELVESAITPRTKVLSFAAITLFTGTMFPVRQLCELAHRHGLTTVIDGALIPGMLDIDLRATGADFITCSGSKFQCGPLGTGLIYVRNKVHPEHNPLPLPTFWPLISTWYPMMGSPPPRTTTSVESCNMGDYLQSAGSANLARGAALARAFELWDDIGRDRIEAYVMELAEYARDRLVDAFGTEAMYSPGADPRLRSPLIAFNPFRRPEDAWNIKKFIGFVRRLETEHRIWTRWTEFDVPGSPHQHYAARITTHLFNNREEIDHAVRTMVRLAEEMS
- a CDS encoding ABC transporter permease; translation: MTTPSTEVRPLPAEIFSRSVAGAERPPRPGPLFAVRTFAWRNLIKLRYVQDHLGTAVVFPIILTLVFTYLLGGAIAGSPREYLQFFLPGVIVLSLVSSSMMSALTLNRDIATGMFDRVRSTPIWQPAVLVGAMAGDAVRYALTSIVPLSLGLLLGFRPDGGLSGVVLALLYLQLFTFSVAWLWMLFAVLIPQPTAAAGVVNLLQFVLLFGSNILAPSQTMPGWLEAVVKLNPVTHAATAARGLMHGTVTSGEMGAGLLACAILIAVLAPPTIWLYSRKQR
- a CDS encoding SRPBCC family protein, translating into MNNPVASGQPTERALGRRTIPAGDARSIVIRQRYAAPVDEVWRACTDPNRINRWFIEPKGDLREGGNFALQGNAHGDILRCEPPHRLTLSWIYGDKPDSEVELRLSEDGDGTLLELEHATVSEPMLVEVGVGWEMALDFLGMFVRGDLPGGPVPEDAAEEFEPSPEMMRVSQERAETWAALVQSAS
- a CDS encoding methyltransferase produces the protein MDRLQSALALYEEAMGYTYAAALRAAATVGVADHLVDGPRTPAELAAATGTDPDALRRVLRLLAVRDVVRETDGRFALTDKGAALRSDSPVPARAGILMFTDTMFWTMSHRVASALGPERPAFADIFGSSLDAYFDGDAEVEALYYEGMETVSAAEHLILARAGGFPATGTVADVGGGRGGFLLTILREHPGLQGVLLDRAEVVARHRLDAPDVAGRWKVVEGDFLSEVPHADVHVLKRILHNWDDEDSVRILTNCRRAMPAHGRVLAIDAIVPEGNEAHQSKEMDFMMLAARTGQERTAAELAPLFAAAGLRLERVVGTTSVMSIAVGVPA